Proteins encoded within one genomic window of Bradyrhizobium sp. 186:
- a CDS encoding AraC family transcriptional regulator encodes MARRNTGNHTNYWQSRRIAGMSLLRADFRHHDYGTHTHDAFVIAVTEAGGAEIRNRNIARKVGPATLFVSNPGDRQSARMGDSEHWRYRAFYLAPPAIDDLARRFGIDTMPHFLASMLDDGDLIERFGRLHRALETEQDGLLADELVIDAFGRLFARHGSGAGRRSVPAEQDAVAMRLIALMRERHAENLSLDELACAAELTSFQLIGLFKRAVGLTPHAYLVHIRLNAACRLLRRGHSLAESALAAGFCDQAALNKHFRRCYGITPLQFAQAARAG; translated from the coding sequence ATGGCGCGCCGGAACACCGGGAACCACACGAACTACTGGCAGAGCCGGCGGATTGCCGGCATGAGCCTGCTGCGCGCCGATTTCCGCCATCACGACTACGGCACCCACACCCATGATGCCTTCGTGATCGCGGTGACCGAGGCCGGCGGCGCCGAAATCCGCAACCGGAACATTGCGCGGAAGGTCGGCCCGGCCACGCTGTTCGTATCCAATCCCGGAGACCGGCAGTCGGCGCGGATGGGCGACAGCGAACACTGGCGCTATCGCGCCTTCTATCTGGCACCGCCGGCGATCGACGATCTCGCCCGGCGCTTCGGCATCGACACCATGCCCCATTTCCTGGCGAGCATGCTCGACGACGGCGACCTGATCGAGCGGTTCGGCCGGTTGCACCGGGCGCTCGAGACCGAGCAGGACGGTCTCCTCGCCGACGAGCTCGTCATCGATGCGTTCGGCCGACTGTTCGCGCGCCATGGCAGCGGCGCCGGCCGCCGCAGCGTCCCCGCAGAACAGGACGCCGTCGCAATGCGGCTGATCGCGCTGATGCGGGAGCGCCACGCCGAAAACCTGAGCCTCGACGAGCTCGCCTGCGCCGCCGAGCTCACCAGCTTCCAGTTGATCGGACTGTTCAAGCGCGCCGTCGGGCTGACCCCGCACGCCTATCTCGTTCACATCAGGCTCAACGCCGCCTGCCGCCTTCTCAGGCGTGGCCATTCGCTGGCGGAAAGCGCGCTGGCGGCGGGCTTCTGCGACCAGGCGGCGCTCAACAAGCATTTCAGGCGCTGCTACGGCATCACTCCATTGCAGTTTGCGCAAGCCGCGCGAGCCGGCTGA
- a CDS encoding SCO family protein: MSSATRPLVIATAFAASLVVGLLIIFWAMGGVSKVAQPAAIGGPFQLTDQNGKTVTDKNFKGKPTLIFFGYTHCPDVCPTSLFEISEVLRAMGKDADKVNAIFISVDPERDTQAAMKDYLTSFDPHLEGLSGDPAETAKVITSYRVYAKKVPTKDGDYTMDHTALIYLMDRDGRFVSPFNLKRSPEEAATELKRYL; this comes from the coding sequence ATGAGTTCCGCCACCCGCCCGCTGGTGATCGCAACTGCCTTCGCCGCAAGCCTCGTCGTCGGGCTCCTGATCATATTCTGGGCCATGGGCGGGGTGAGCAAGGTGGCGCAGCCGGCCGCGATCGGCGGCCCGTTCCAGCTCACCGACCAGAATGGCAAGACCGTCACCGACAAGAACTTCAAGGGCAAGCCGACCCTGATCTTCTTCGGCTACACCCATTGCCCCGACGTCTGCCCGACCTCTCTGTTCGAGATCTCGGAAGTGCTGCGGGCGATGGGCAAGGATGCCGACAAGGTCAACGCCATCTTCATCTCGGTCGATCCCGAGCGGGACACCCAGGCCGCGATGAAAGACTATCTCACGAGCTTCGATCCGCATCTCGAGGGCCTGAGCGGCGATCCCGCCGAGACCGCCAAGGTGATCACGTCCTATCGGGTCTACGCCAAGAAGGTGCCGACCAAGGACGGCGACTACACCATGGACCACACCGCGCTGATCTATTTGATGGACCGCGACGGCAGGTTCGTCTCGCCGTTCAACCTGAAGCGCAGCCCCGAAGAAGCGGCGACAGAGCTGAAGCGGTATCTCTGA
- a CDS encoding lysine--tRNA ligase: protein MSVIDLAANPSDLRVLAEQSSAWPFEQAKAIVARLKKSPKDEVLFETGYGPSGLPHIGTFGEVARTSMVRHAFRVLTEDKIKTRLLAFSDDMDGFRKVPDNVPNKDLLAQYLGRPLTAVPDPFSNEYPSFGAANNARLRAFLDHFGFDYEFASSTDYYKSGRFDATLLKMLAAYDQIMAIILPTLGPDRRATYSPFLPISKTTGIVLQVPMIRRDVAAGTVTYVDPDSGEEVETPVTGGNVKCQWKADWAMRWVALDVDYEMAGKDLIDSVKLSGAIAKALGATPPEGFNYELFLDEKGQKISKSKGNGLTIDEWLRYASPESLSLFMYREPKAAKRLYFDVIPRNVDDYQQFIDGFAKQDGKQQLGNPVWHIHSGHPPKGDMPVTFQLLLTLVSSSNAENAETLWGFIGRYRPGVSPQTHPKLDAMVGYAINYYRDFVAPTKQFREPTETERAALQDLRDALSQLPPESSAEDIQNVVYEIGRRDPFLDSVKKGKDGRPGVTLDWFNMLYQVLLGQEKGPRFGSFVAVYGIQNAINMIDGALARSA from the coding sequence ATGTCCGTTATCGATCTTGCCGCAAACCCGAGCGACCTGCGTGTGCTCGCCGAACAATCCAGCGCCTGGCCGTTCGAGCAGGCGAAGGCGATTGTCGCGCGTCTGAAAAAATCGCCCAAGGACGAGGTGCTGTTCGAGACCGGCTACGGCCCGTCCGGCCTGCCGCATATCGGCACTTTCGGCGAGGTCGCGCGCACCTCGATGGTGCGCCACGCCTTTCGCGTGTTGACCGAGGACAAGATCAAGACGCGCCTGCTCGCGTTCTCCGACGACATGGATGGCTTCCGCAAGGTGCCGGACAACGTGCCGAACAAGGATCTTCTGGCGCAGTATCTCGGACGGCCGCTGACCGCCGTGCCGGACCCGTTCTCGAACGAATATCCTTCGTTCGGCGCCGCCAACAACGCGCGCCTGCGCGCCTTCCTCGATCATTTCGGCTTCGACTACGAGTTCGCGAGCTCGACGGACTATTACAAATCAGGCCGCTTCGACGCGACGCTGCTGAAGATGCTCGCTGCCTACGACCAGATCATGGCGATCATCCTGCCGACGCTCGGGCCCGACCGTCGCGCGACCTATTCGCCGTTCCTCCCGATCAGCAAGACCACCGGGATCGTGCTCCAGGTGCCGATGATCCGCCGCGATGTTGCGGCGGGCACCGTGACCTATGTCGATCCGGACAGTGGCGAGGAAGTTGAAACGCCCGTCACCGGCGGTAACGTCAAGTGCCAGTGGAAGGCCGACTGGGCGATGCGCTGGGTCGCGCTTGACGTCGACTATGAGATGGCCGGCAAGGACCTCATCGACTCCGTGAAGCTGTCGGGTGCGATCGCAAAGGCGCTCGGCGCCACGCCGCCCGAAGGTTTCAACTACGAGCTCTTTCTCGACGAGAAGGGCCAAAAGATCTCGAAGTCGAAGGGCAATGGGCTCACGATCGACGAGTGGCTGCGCTACGCCTCGCCGGAATCGCTGTCGCTGTTCATGTATCGCGAGCCGAAGGCGGCGAAGCGGCTCTATTTCGACGTCATTCCGCGCAATGTCGACGACTACCAGCAGTTCATCGACGGTTTTGCGAAGCAGGATGGAAAGCAGCAGCTCGGCAATCCGGTCTGGCATATCCACAGCGGCCATCCGCCGAAGGGCGACATGCCCGTCACGTTCCAGCTTCTGCTGACGCTGGTGTCGTCGTCGAATGCGGAAAATGCCGAGACGCTGTGGGGTTTTATTGGCCGCTATCGCCCCGGCGTGTCGCCGCAGACGCATCCAAAGCTCGATGCGATGGTCGGCTACGCCATCAACTACTACCGTGACTTCGTGGCGCCGACGAAGCAGTTCCGCGAGCCGACCGAGACCGAACGCGCGGCGTTGCAGGATTTGCGCGATGCGCTGTCGCAACTGCCGCCGGAATCCTCGGCCGAGGATATCCAGAACGTCGTCTACGAGATCGGCCGCCGCGATCCGTTTCTCGATTCTGTCAAGAAGGGCAAGGACGGCCGGCCCGGCGTCACGCTCGACTGGTTCAACATGCTCTACCAGGTCCTGCTCGGCCAGGAGAAAGGCCCGCGCTTCGGCTCCTTCGTCGCCGTCTACGGCATCCAGAACGCGATCAACATGATCGACGGCGCGCTGGCGCGGAGCGCATGA
- a CDS encoding cupin domain-containing protein: MIAPSRLALPAFNPDDVSESNSTSYPAVHRAANQMRYNRRLGDYAGLTNFGVNLTRIIPGGQSSFRHAHSRQDEFVFVLEGEVVLETDGGAQVLMAGMCAGFSAGSGDAHRFVNRTGQDAKLLVIGDRTADDEISYPDVDMRAELGPDGLYKFTTKAGEPL; this comes from the coding sequence ATGATCGCACCATCCAGATTAGCACTCCCTGCGTTCAATCCGGACGATGTGAGCGAGAGCAATTCTACGAGCTATCCGGCAGTGCATCGCGCCGCCAACCAGATGCGCTACAATCGCCGGCTCGGCGACTACGCGGGCCTGACAAATTTCGGCGTCAACCTGACCCGCATCATTCCGGGCGGCCAATCCTCGTTCCGCCACGCGCATTCGCGCCAGGACGAATTCGTGTTCGTGCTCGAAGGCGAGGTGGTGCTCGAGACCGATGGCGGCGCGCAGGTGCTGATGGCGGGAATGTGCGCCGGCTTCTCGGCGGGCAGCGGCGACGCACACCGCTTCGTCAACCGGACGGGGCAGGACGCGAAACTGCTTGTAATCGGCGACCGCACGGCGGACGATGAGATCAGCTATCCCGACGTCGATATGCGTGCCGAGCTCGGGCCGGATGGGCTTTACAAATTCACGACCAAGGCGGGCGAGCCGCTTTAG
- a CDS encoding 2-dehydropantoate 2-reductase — protein MSLSDHAATSARRRIAVIGLGSIGGIIAGSLDAAGRHHVTACVRRGIERLVVERPDRTIEARLPVLTDPSRADIHDWVLLCTKAQDTASSGSWLQRLCGPGTHVAVLQNGIGHAERLAPFVGPATVVPTIVYYNGERLAPDRVRYRRASDYDFAVSDDAGGRAFVDLLEGTSMQILVSLDFKTIAWRKLLLNAVANPTTALTLQRQGVFRREDMGELVLSALEEAAAVARADGAQLTADEASKLRAMLTTFPPDAGTSMYFDRMAGRPSEVDALTGAVVAAGERHHIATPLCRMLLTLMRAADAAPITDLTRKVQ, from the coding sequence ATGTCCCTGAGCGATCACGCCGCCACGTCTGCACGCCGCCGCATTGCGGTCATCGGCCTCGGCAGTATCGGCGGCATCATTGCCGGCTCGCTCGATGCGGCCGGCCGGCACCACGTCACCGCCTGCGTGAGACGCGGGATCGAACGGCTGGTCGTCGAACGCCCCGACCGCACCATCGAGGCGCGGCTTCCCGTCCTGACCGATCCGTCACGGGCCGATATCCATGACTGGGTGCTGTTGTGCACGAAGGCGCAGGACACCGCCTCGAGTGGGTCCTGGCTGCAACGGCTCTGCGGTCCCGGCACGCATGTCGCCGTCTTGCAGAACGGCATCGGGCATGCCGAACGGCTGGCGCCGTTCGTCGGACCGGCAACCGTGGTGCCGACCATCGTCTATTACAATGGCGAACGGCTTGCGCCCGACCGTGTCCGCTATCGCCGCGCCAGCGACTACGATTTTGCGGTCAGCGACGATGCCGGCGGACGCGCCTTCGTGGATCTGCTCGAAGGCACCTCGATGCAGATCCTGGTCAGCCTCGACTTCAAGACCATCGCCTGGCGCAAGCTCCTGCTCAACGCCGTGGCCAATCCGACCACCGCGCTCACGCTCCAGCGCCAGGGCGTGTTCCGGCGCGAGGACATGGGCGAGCTGGTGCTCTCCGCCCTCGAGGAGGCGGCTGCGGTCGCGCGCGCCGACGGCGCCCAGCTCACAGCCGACGAAGCCTCGAAATTGCGAGCGATGCTGACGACCTTCCCGCCCGACGCCGGCACCTCGATGTATTTCGACCGCATGGCCGGACGGCCATCCGAGGTGGATGCATTGACCGGCGCGGTGGTGGCAGCCGGCGAGCGCCATCACATCGCAACGCCGCTCTGTCGGATGTTGCTGACCCTGATGCGCGCGGCGGACGCTGCGCCGATCACCGATCTGACCAGGAAAGTGCAATGA
- a CDS encoding FAD-binding dehydrogenase, whose protein sequence is MTEQADVIVVGGGLSGLVAATEIADAGKRVIVVDQEGEQSLGGQAFWSFGGLFLVDSPEQRRLGIKDSFELAFQDWLGTAGFDRDEDFWPRQWAEAYVAFAAGEKRDWLRAMGHRIFPVVGWAERGGYDAMGHGNSVPRFHVTWGTGPGIVEPFERRAREAVKSGRLVFKFRHRVDALSVTNGTIDGISGVILEPDHVERGKSSSRNVVGEFSLKAQAVIVASGGIGGNHELVRQNWPKRLGEPPKFMISGVPEHVDGRMIGITEKAGARLINRDRMWHYVEGIQNWNPIWPRHGIRILPGPSSMWFDATGTRLPAPLFPGSDTLGQLQYIMSTGYDYSWFILTQSIIKKEFALSGSEQNPDLTGKSWRMTLRRATNKGAPAPVEAFKRHGVDFIVRDKLEDLVAAMNKLAGNDLLRLDEVRMQIEARDREIANPYVKDAQVMNIHNARRYIGDRLIRTASPHRILDPTRGPLIAVKLNILTRKTLGGFETDLDSRVFGEDGQVIPGLYAVGEAAGFGGGGVHGYRSLEGTFLGGCLFSGRNAGRAAAKAAS, encoded by the coding sequence ATGACTGAGCAAGCGGACGTCATTGTCGTCGGCGGGGGACTATCGGGACTGGTGGCGGCAACCGAAATCGCGGATGCCGGCAAGCGGGTGATCGTGGTCGACCAGGAAGGTGAGCAGTCGCTCGGCGGCCAGGCGTTCTGGTCGTTCGGCGGATTGTTCCTGGTCGATTCGCCGGAGCAGCGCCGGCTCGGCATCAAGGACTCCTTCGAGCTTGCCTTCCAGGACTGGCTCGGCACCGCCGGCTTCGACCGCGACGAGGATTTCTGGCCGCGCCAATGGGCCGAGGCCTATGTGGCGTTTGCCGCAGGCGAGAAGCGCGACTGGCTGCGCGCGATGGGTCATCGCATCTTTCCCGTGGTCGGCTGGGCCGAGCGCGGCGGCTACGACGCAATGGGCCATGGCAATTCGGTGCCGCGCTTTCACGTCACCTGGGGCACGGGCCCGGGCATCGTCGAGCCGTTCGAGCGTCGCGCGCGCGAAGCCGTCAAGAGCGGGCGGCTCGTCTTCAAGTTCCGTCACCGTGTCGATGCGCTGTCCGTCACCAATGGCACCATCGATGGCATCAGCGGCGTCATTCTCGAACCTGATCATGTCGAACGCGGCAAGAGTTCGTCGCGCAATGTAGTCGGCGAGTTTTCGTTGAAGGCGCAGGCCGTGATCGTCGCCTCCGGCGGCATCGGCGGCAATCACGAGCTGGTGCGGCAGAACTGGCCGAAGCGGCTGGGCGAGCCGCCGAAATTCATGATCTCCGGCGTGCCCGAACATGTCGACGGCCGCATGATCGGCATCACCGAGAAGGCCGGCGCGCGGCTGATCAACCGCGACCGCATGTGGCATTATGTCGAGGGCATCCAGAACTGGAATCCAATCTGGCCACGCCACGGCATCCGGATCCTGCCCGGCCCCTCCTCGATGTGGTTCGACGCCACGGGCACGCGGCTGCCGGCGCCGCTGTTTCCCGGCTCCGACACGCTCGGACAGCTCCAATACATCATGTCCACGGGATACGATTATTCCTGGTTCATCCTGACGCAGAGCATCATCAAGAAGGAATTCGCGCTGTCGGGCTCGGAGCAGAATCCCGACCTCACGGGCAAGAGCTGGCGCATGACCTTGCGCCGCGCCACCAACAAGGGCGCGCCCGCGCCGGTAGAGGCGTTCAAGCGCCACGGTGTCGACTTCATCGTGCGCGACAAGCTCGAGGACCTCGTTGCGGCGATGAACAAGCTTGCCGGCAACGACCTGCTCAGGCTCGACGAGGTGCGGATGCAGATCGAGGCGCGCGACCGCGAGATCGCCAATCCTTACGTCAAGGATGCGCAGGTGATGAACATCCACAACGCGCGCCGCTACATCGGCGACAGACTGATCCGCACGGCCTCGCCACACCGGATTCTCGATCCCACGCGCGGGCCGCTGATCGCGGTCAAGCTCAACATCCTCACCCGCAAGACGCTGGGCGGCTTCGAGACCGATCTCGACTCGCGCGTGTTCGGAGAGGACGGCCAGGTCATTCCCGGCCTCTACGCGGTCGGCGAAGCCGCGGGCTTCGGCGGCGGCGGCGTGCACGGCTATCGCTCGCTCGAAGGCACCTTCCTCGGCGGCTGCCTGTTCTCGGGCCGCAATGCGGGCCGCGCCGCGGCGAAAGCGGCAAGCTAG
- a CDS encoding transporter substrate-binding domain-containing protein, translating to MAASRQVKSLQTVRRVLLGLAAGFCLLAGLTGAKAQAPAAPQASPRAAPQAVPGFWDPRRRPERPDLSRLTVIRFLTETDYPPFNYTGADGNPAGFNVDLARALCEEIKVTCTVQMRRFETLVDALASNRGDAIIASMAVSPQLRARVDFTDPYYRVPARFASRKDAVMPEIRPEYLEGKKVGAIAGSAHEAYLKAMFTDAELHGYPNDDAMRGALRKGEVDFIFGDAISLAFWINGTDSGDCCAFSGGPFVESRFFGEGIGIAVRKGNDVLRQALNWALFRVWEKGRYTDLWLRYFSVSPF from the coding sequence ATGGCCGCATCGCGACAGGTAAAATCGCTCCAAACCGTTCGCCGTGTCCTGCTTGGGCTGGCGGCCGGCTTCTGCCTGCTCGCAGGCCTGACCGGCGCAAAAGCCCAGGCCCCGGCGGCGCCTCAAGCCTCGCCTCGGGCCGCCCCCCAGGCCGTGCCCGGTTTCTGGGACCCGCGACGGCGCCCGGAGCGACCGGACCTGTCGCGCCTGACCGTAATCCGCTTCCTGACCGAGACCGACTATCCGCCGTTCAACTACACCGGCGCCGACGGCAATCCGGCCGGCTTCAACGTCGATCTCGCCCGCGCGCTGTGTGAGGAGATCAAGGTCACCTGCACGGTGCAGATGCGCCGCTTCGAGACGCTGGTCGATGCGCTCGCCTCCAACCGGGGCGACGCCATCATCGCCTCGATGGCGGTGAGCCCGCAGCTCCGCGCCCGCGTCGATTTCACCGATCCCTACTATCGTGTGCCGGCGCGCTTCGCTTCGCGCAAGGATGCGGTGATGCCGGAGATCCGCCCGGAATATCTCGAGGGCAAGAAGGTCGGCGCGATCGCGGGCTCCGCGCATGAAGCCTATCTGAAGGCGATGTTCACCGACGCCGAGCTGCACGGTTATCCCAACGACGACGCGATGCGCGGCGCCTTGCGCAAGGGCGAAGTCGATTTCATCTTCGGCGACGCCATCTCGCTGGCGTTCTGGATCAACGGCACTGATTCGGGCGATTGCTGCGCCTTCTCCGGCGGCCCCTTCGTCGAGAGCCGCTTCTTCGGCGAGGGCATCGGCATCGCCGTGCGCAAGGGTAACGACGTGCTGCGCCAGGCCCTGAACTGGGCGCTGTTCCGCGTCTGGGAAAAGGGCCGCTACACCGATCTGTGGCTGCGGTATTTTTCGGTGAGCCCGTTTTAG
- a CDS encoding PHB depolymerase family esterase: protein MRIGPLVAALAAASAASADTIDVNGAKRSYSAQLPAKKPAPLVIVLHGKTQRGADMVARTAWPQVAKREGLAVVFPDGLNNAWADARTKAGPALRGPPAGTDDIAFIAKLVEKLVADGTADTRHVYVTGVSNGGAMAMTLACARADLFAAGASVIMNLTDEAAVTCHPSRPLPMLIMNGTADPLVPYEGGRGSSYYAADGFWSTAETLAFWRKLNGCETGDAGVTDLPDRAPSDQSTVTRISSRCPGGHDVVLYRVNRGGHRMPGFSPDARFPKVAAGLLGPQNGDIDGAETIWTFLSQFP from the coding sequence ATGCGCATCGGGCCGCTTGTTGCGGCATTGGCCGCCGCTTCGGCCGCATCCGCCGATACGATCGACGTCAACGGCGCGAAGCGATCCTATAGCGCGCAACTGCCAGCGAAAAAGCCGGCACCGCTCGTAATCGTGCTGCATGGCAAGACCCAGCGCGGCGCCGACATGGTCGCCCGGACGGCATGGCCGCAGGTCGCAAAGCGCGAGGGCCTGGCCGTGGTCTTTCCGGACGGGCTCAACAACGCCTGGGCCGACGCGAGGACCAAGGCAGGACCTGCGCTGCGTGGACCACCCGCGGGCACCGATGACATCGCATTCATCGCAAAGCTTGTCGAGAAGCTGGTGGCCGACGGCACGGCCGATACCAGGCACGTCTATGTCACCGGCGTCTCCAATGGCGGCGCCATGGCGATGACGCTCGCTTGCGCCCGCGCCGATCTGTTTGCGGCCGGCGCGAGCGTGATCATGAATCTCACCGACGAAGCCGCCGTCACGTGCCATCCATCGCGGCCGCTGCCGATGCTGATCATGAACGGCACGGCCGACCCGCTGGTCCCCTACGAGGGTGGACGCGGATCGAGCTATTATGCCGCGGACGGGTTCTGGTCGACCGCCGAGACGCTGGCGTTCTGGCGCAAGCTCAATGGCTGCGAGACCGGTGACGCCGGCGTGACGGACCTGCCCGACAGAGCGCCCTCCGACCAGTCCACCGTCACGCGGATTTCCTCGCGGTGTCCCGGCGGGCACGACGTCGTGCTTTATCGCGTCAACCGTGGCGGCCACCGCATGCCCGGATTTTCTCCGGATGCCCGTTTCCCGAAGGTCGCGGCGGGCCTGCTCGGACCGCAGAACGGTGACATCGACGGCGCCGAGACGATCTGGACGTTCCTCAGTCAATTTCCGTAG
- a CDS encoding RidA family protein, with product MSIQRFETGPRMSQVVVHGDTVYLAGVVANNAAGESVTKQTQDILATIDSHLAKAGTDKSKLLSATIYITDMKTFQEMNAVWDAWVSPGNTPARATVEAKLAAAQYTVEIMVTAAK from the coding sequence ATGAGCATTCAACGTTTTGAAACCGGCCCACGCATGAGCCAGGTCGTTGTGCACGGCGACACCGTCTATCTCGCCGGTGTCGTCGCCAACAACGCCGCCGGCGAGAGCGTGACCAAGCAGACCCAGGACATCCTGGCGACGATCGACAGCCATCTCGCCAAGGCCGGCACCGACAAGTCGAAACTGCTGTCGGCGACGATCTACATCACCGACATGAAGACGTTCCAGGAGATGAACGCGGTGTGGGACGCCTGGGTCTCGCCCGGCAACACCCCGGCCCGCGCCACCGTCGAAGCCAAGCTCGCGGCCGCGCAATATACCGTCGAGATCATGGTCACTGCCGCGAAGTAA
- a CDS encoding nuclear transport factor 2 family protein — translation MTDPTAIARRYIDLWNERTASRRRALLSENWTADASYVDPLMKGDGHDGVDALIASVQQRFPEFKFKLIGEPNGYGDHVRFSWGLGPDGVDSPIKGTDFAVLRDGRIRSIMGFLDQVPAGA, via the coding sequence ATGACCGATCCCACCGCTATCGCCCGCCGCTACATCGATCTCTGGAACGAGCGCACGGCAAGCCGCCGGCGCGCGCTGCTGAGCGAAAACTGGACGGCGGATGCGAGCTATGTCGATCCCCTGATGAAGGGCGACGGCCATGATGGCGTCGATGCACTGATCGCCAGCGTGCAGCAGCGCTTTCCCGAGTTCAAGTTCAAGCTGATCGGCGAGCCCAACGGCTATGGCGACCATGTCCGTTTCAGCTGGGGCCTAGGCCCCGACGGCGTCGACAGCCCGATCAAGGGTACTGATTTTGCGGTGCTCAGGGATGGGCGCATCAGGAGCATCATGGGATTTCTGGATCAGGTGCCCGCGGGGGCGTGA
- a CDS encoding amidohydrolase family protein, giving the protein MIIDGHQHFWDPERADYPWMDAPELTPICRAFGPADLAPLLNANGIDASIVVQCRSALAETEEFLRIARENPFVVGVVGWADLTDGSLDETLDRLRASPGGEKLVGIRHQVHDELDPDWLLREDVQRGLTAMFARDLAYDFLVRTRELPAAIATAQAFPQACFVLDHAAKPPIADGWSTEWADRVAALAACGNVWCKISGLATEAKWNDWDAERLFPFVEHAAKCFGADRLIFGSDWPVCLLAGSYGEIKGALEECLAKLGPHVRNKAFGVNAQQAYRLVAG; this is encoded by the coding sequence ATGATCATCGACGGCCACCAGCATTTCTGGGACCCGGAACGCGCCGACTATCCCTGGATGGACGCGCCTGAGCTTACGCCGATTTGCCGCGCCTTCGGTCCCGCGGATCTCGCACCGCTGTTGAATGCGAACGGCATCGACGCAAGCATCGTGGTGCAATGCCGCTCCGCGCTGGCGGAGACCGAAGAGTTTTTGCGCATCGCGCGCGAAAACCCTTTCGTTGTCGGCGTGGTCGGCTGGGCCGATCTGACCGACGGTTCGCTCGACGAAACGCTCGACCGGCTGCGTGCTTCGCCCGGCGGCGAAAAGCTGGTCGGCATCCGCCACCAGGTTCATGACGAGCTCGATCCTGATTGGCTGTTGCGTGAGGACGTCCAGCGCGGCCTCACCGCAATGTTCGCCCGCGATCTCGCCTACGATTTCCTGGTCCGCACCCGCGAGCTGCCGGCCGCGATCGCGACCGCGCAGGCCTTTCCGCAAGCGTGCTTCGTGCTCGACCACGCCGCCAAGCCGCCCATCGCCGATGGCTGGAGCACCGAATGGGCCGACCGCGTCGCCGCGCTCGCTGCTTGCGGCAATGTCTGGTGCAAGATCTCAGGGCTCGCGACGGAAGCGAAATGGAACGACTGGGATGCGGAGCGGCTCTTTCCGTTCGTTGAACACGCCGCAAAGTGTTTTGGCGCGGACCGCCTGATCTTCGGCTCCGATTGGCCGGTGTGCTTGCTCGCGGGGAGTTACGGCGAGATCAAGGGTGCGCTGGAGGAATGTCTGGCGAAGCTTGGCCCGCACGTGCGCAACAAGGCATTCGGGGTGAATGCACAGCAGGCGTATCGGTTGGTGGCTGGCTAA
- a CDS encoding aldo/keto reductase: MKQSRLGTLEVTSIGLGTAPLGGLFAPVSDADAEATIARGWSAGIRFYDTAPLYGFGLAEWRLGAFLRQQPRDSYAISTKVGRLLRAPDGVAAEDDHYKSGQRERPVFDFSHDGVMRSVEESLIRLGLDRVDVLLVHDPDDHYDDAVAGAFRALKRLRADGTVKAIGAGMNQSEMLVRFAEAVPVDCFLLAGRYTLLDQGALDALFPVCGERNIGVLLGGIYNSGILANPHAGAKFNYQDADAVLIARARELDELCRKHGTELKAAALQFCMAHPAVTVAVMGARNATEVADNIAMSESTVPPGFWQELRARKLVDARAPLPGGA, translated from the coding sequence ATGAAACAGTCACGGCTTGGCACGCTCGAAGTGACATCAATCGGTCTCGGCACGGCACCTCTCGGCGGACTGTTTGCACCGGTCAGCGATGCCGATGCGGAGGCGACGATCGCGCGGGGCTGGTCGGCCGGCATCCGCTTCTACGACACCGCGCCGCTCTACGGTTTTGGTCTGGCGGAGTGGCGGCTGGGCGCCTTCCTGCGGCAACAGCCGCGTGATTCCTACGCCATCTCGACCAAGGTCGGCCGCCTGCTGCGCGCGCCCGATGGCGTTGCCGCCGAGGACGACCATTACAAGAGCGGGCAGCGCGAACGGCCGGTGTTCGACTTCAGCCATGACGGCGTGATGCGGTCGGTGGAGGAGAGCCTTATTCGCCTTGGGCTCGACCGCGTCGATGTCCTGCTCGTGCATGATCCGGACGATCACTATGACGACGCGGTTGCCGGCGCGTTCCGCGCGCTAAAACGCCTGCGCGCCGACGGTACGGTCAAGGCGATCGGCGCCGGCATGAACCAGTCGGAGATGCTGGTTCGTTTCGCCGAAGCCGTGCCGGTCGATTGCTTCCTGCTCGCGGGGCGCTATACGCTTCTCGACCAGGGCGCGCTGGATGCGCTGTTCCCGGTCTGCGGCGAAAGGAACATCGGCGTCCTGCTCGGCGGCATCTACAACAGCGGCATCCTCGCCAATCCGCATGCCGGCGCGAAGTTCAACTATCAGGATGCCGACGCGGTGCTGATTGCGCGGGCGCGCGAGCTCGACGAGCTCTGCCGCAAGCACGGCACCGAGCTGAAGGCCGCCGCGCTCCAGTTCTGCATGGCGCATCCCGCGGTGACGGTCGCCGTGATGGGTGCGCGCAACGCCACGGAGGTCGCCGACAACATCGCGATGTCGGAGAGCACGGTGCCGCCGGGCTTCTGGCAGGAGCTGCGTGCGCGAAAGCTCGTCGACGCGCGGGCGCCGCTGCCGGGAGGAGCGTAA